Proteins found in one Candidatus Gorgyraea atricola genomic segment:
- a CDS encoding CusA/CzcA family heavy metal efflux RND transporter: protein MINKIIEICLKNRFLVIATFALLIFWGFSSMKEIPIDAIPDIGELQVIVYADWPGRSPRDVEDQVIYPLTTGLMGTPKVKVVRSTSAFGFGLVNMIFKEGTDYYWARTRVLERLDFAKRDIPGDAKITLGPDATALGQIFWYTVEGDGYDLAELRSIQDWYVRYQLTAVEGVSEVASVGGYVKQYQIDIDPNKLLAHDIKIHEVITSVQKSNIDVGAKVFEEGGIEFIVRGVGFIKNVSDIENIVVDVKEGTPIYIKNIANVTIGPEFRRGALDKEGKEVTGGVILMRYGENPLKVIENIKKKIDELSVGLPKGVKIVPFYDRTGLIMRAINTLKSALMQEMIITVFVILVFLLHFGGSAVISMVLPIGVLLSFILMRQYGVDANIMSLGGIAIAIGVMVDSGCVLVENIYRRLATRLKELGVERLAPDERLNVCISGAQEVGKPVLFALLTTIVGFIPVFVLTGQAGKLFTPLAFTKTFAMGAAAVIALMLLPTLCYYFLRGRLRPVEENRTARALYKGYNPIIRWSLKHKGIVILISIAVILIGLLCGSMMGQEFMPPLNEGDLLFMPVFLPGASLTQVMEVMKKQDIIIKNEFPEVKWVVGKLGRAETATDPAPVSMIESIIHLKDKKFWRKGMTREKLIQEIQEKTRMPGVSPIMTQPIRNRIDMLATGIQTPVGIKVFGTDLGKIVEIAVKIEDIVSGVEGAVSPYAERTSNRPYFEIDIDREKAARFGVKIGDIQHIIMTAIGGMNLTTTVEGRERYPVRIRYLRELRDSPEALERIFIPTPAGEHIPLTQVATLKRVPGPAVINSEDTQTYARVFVNVNQDKIGLIDFVNEAQAAVKERIDNGDLKLPQGYFISWSGQFESEMESRKKLIPSLIIALAVILMLLYVAFKNFSSLLILSTGIPVSLMGGIILLFILGFKFSTAVWVGFIALFGVATDNAVVLLSTLDDLFKKKVPKTIEDIRKTVIEGGLLRVRPAMMTATTTIIALIPVMLSTGTGSEIMKPMASPTVGGLVTATLSNLILVPVLYCWIKEAQLRKTKKGDNI, encoded by the coding sequence ATGATAAATAAAATTATCGAAATTTGTCTTAAAAATAGATTCCTGGTCATAGCGACGTTTGCGCTTTTGATTTTCTGGGGATTTTCTTCAATGAAGGAGATCCCTATAGATGCAATACCTGATATAGGCGAACTTCAGGTTATTGTCTATGCTGATTGGCCGGGGAGAAGCCCCAGAGATGTAGAAGACCAGGTCATATATCCGTTGACAACAGGACTGATGGGCACGCCGAAAGTAAAGGTGGTGCGTTCGACATCTGCGTTCGGATTTGGCCTTGTGAATATGATCTTCAAAGAGGGGACAGATTATTATTGGGCAAGGACCAGGGTCCTGGAAAGGCTGGATTTTGCAAAAAGAGATATTCCTGGTGACGCAAAAATTACCTTGGGCCCGGACGCAACTGCATTAGGGCAGATCTTTTGGTATACAGTCGAGGGCGATGGCTATGATCTGGCAGAGCTTCGTTCGATTCAGGATTGGTACGTGCGTTATCAGTTGACCGCGGTTGAAGGCGTATCAGAAGTCGCATCAGTTGGCGGATATGTAAAGCAGTATCAGATCGATATAGACCCGAATAAACTTTTAGCGCATGATATAAAAATCCACGAAGTCATAACCTCTGTCCAGAAGTCCAATATAGATGTAGGGGCAAAGGTATTTGAAGAAGGGGGCATAGAGTTCATTGTCCGCGGTGTTGGTTTTATAAAAAATGTCTCTGATATAGAGAACATTGTCGTAGATGTTAAAGAAGGTACCCCGATATATATAAAGAATATCGCGAATGTGACAATAGGTCCTGAATTCCGTAGAGGTGCTTTGGATAAAGAAGGAAAAGAAGTTACAGGCGGCGTTATTTTAATGAGGTATGGGGAAAACCCCCTTAAAGTGATAGAGAATATTAAGAAAAAAATAGATGAACTCTCAGTAGGCCTTCCTAAAGGAGTAAAGATAGTCCCCTTTTATGATAGAACAGGCCTTATCATGCGGGCTATCAATACATTAAAAAGTGCCCTGATGCAGGAGATGATAATCACAGTTTTTGTAATTCTTGTATTCTTGCTGCATTTTGGGGGAAGCGCTGTTATATCCATGGTATTGCCGATAGGCGTGCTTCTTTCCTTTATATTAATGCGCCAGTATGGCGTGGATGCGAATATCATGTCTTTGGGCGGTATTGCAATAGCCATAGGCGTGATGGTGGATTCTGGCTGTGTGCTGGTAGAAAATATTTATAGAAGATTGGCTACGAGGCTCAAAGAATTGGGCGTGGAGCGGCTTGCGCCTGATGAAAGGCTGAACGTCTGCATATCCGGAGCGCAAGAAGTTGGAAAGCCAGTGCTGTTTGCCCTTCTCACGACTATCGTAGGGTTTATCCCTGTTTTTGTTTTGACAGGACAGGCAGGCAAGCTCTTTACGCCGCTCGCATTTACAAAGACATTTGCCATGGGAGCTGCTGCTGTGATCGCCCTGATGCTTTTACCAACACTTTGCTATTATTTTTTAAGGGGCAGATTGCGGCCTGTTGAAGAAAACAGGACAGCCCGGGCCTTGTATAAAGGATATAACCCGATCATCCGTTGGTCCCTTAAGCATAAAGGAATAGTAATTCTCATTTCTATTGCAGTTATACTGATAGGTTTATTATGCGGCTCTATGATGGGTCAGGAATTTATGCCTCCTTTGAACGAGGGGGATCTTCTATTCATGCCTGTATTTTTACCTGGCGCGTCTCTGACGCAGGTAATGGAGGTTATGAAAAAACAGGATATTATTATAAAAAATGAATTTCCAGAGGTCAAGTGGGTAGTAGGTAAGTTAGGCCGCGCAGAAACTGCAACAGATCCCGCGCCTGTAAGCATGATCGAAAGTATCATCCATCTTAAGGACAAGAAATTCTGGCGTAAAGGCATGACCAGAGAGAAACTCATTCAGGAGATCCAGGAAAAGACCAGGATGCCTGGGGTAAGCCCTATAATGACACAGCCAATACGCAATAGAATAGATATGCTGGCCACAGGTATACAGACACCAGTGGGTATCAAAGTCTTTGGAACTGATCTGGGAAAGATAGTTGAGATCGCAGTTAAGATAGAAGATATAGTAAGTGGGGTAGAAGGCGCAGTGAGTCCGTATGCCGAACGCACATCAAATAGGCCGTATTTTGAGATAGACATAGACAGAGAAAAGGCCGCTCGTTTTGGCGTAAAAATAGGAGATATACAGCATATAATAATGACAGCAATAGGCGGCATGAATCTGACTACCACGGTCGAAGGAAGAGAGAGGTATCCGGTAAGGATAAGATACCTGAGGGAATTAAGAGATTCGCCGGAAGCGCTGGAAAGGATTTTTATCCCCACGCCGGCTGGCGAGCACATACCTTTGACACAGGTTGCGACTTTAAAAAGGGTGCCTGGCCCGGCAGTTATCAATTCAGAGGACACTCAGACTTACGCAAGGGTCTTTGTAAATGTCAATCAGGACAAAATCGGGTTGATAGATTTTGTAAATGAGGCTCAAGCGGCAGTAAAAGAAAGAATAGATAACGGAGATTTGAAACTGCCTCAGGGATATTTTATTTCCTGGTCAGGCCAGTTCGAGTCAGAGATGGAGTCGAGAAAGAAGCTCATACCATCGCTTATCATCGCTCTGGCCGTTATACTGATGTTGCTTTACGTGGCGTTTAAGAATTTTAGCAGTTTACTGATACTCTCCACAGGCATACCTGTTTCTCTCATGGGCGGTATTATTTTATTATTCATCCTGGGATTTAAATTTTCTACTGCTGTGTGGGTTGGATTCATTGCGCTATTTGGTGTAGCAACTGATAATGCTGTGGTACTGCTTTCAACCCTGGATGATTTGTTTAAAAAAAAGGTTCCAAAGACCATAGAAGATATCCGAAAAACTGTTATTGAAGGCGGGCTCTTAAGGGTAAGGCCGGCAATGATGACTGCTACGACTACGATCATCGCTCTGATCCCTGTAATGCTTTCAACAGGTACAGGTTCTGAGATCATGAAACCAATGGCATCCCCGACAGTCGGGGGCCTGGTTACAGCAACACTTTCTAATCTGATTCTTGTGCCAGTCTTATACTGCTGGATTAAGGAAGCCCAGCTTAGGAAAACTAAGAAAGGAGATAACATATGA
- a CDS encoding aminotransferase class III-fold pyridoxal phosphate-dependent enzyme, translating into MILKEAKKHLVGGVNSPIRSFKYVEREPILIKKGKAARVYDYDGNSYIDYVLSYGALILGHAHPSVVKDVKSALGNGFSFGATNLKEIELARLIKKAIPFIDKLRFVNSGSEAVLGATHLARGYTGRNRILKLKNAYHGHAEYLLDEVSKESVEGIFKKHGRNIAGVIVEPVGGNHGVVLPDRDFLKRLRALTKKYGSLLIFDEVIAGFRFRFGSIASILGIKPDLICLGKIIGGGLPIGAYGGRNEIMNKLAPLGTVHQGSTFAGNPIVMSSGIAALKALFLKRYEFLEDLTEKLTSHIRKEAAKHRIDLQVVAYKTIFSIRFKKRKQFQTFYKRLLGKGIYFAPSENEANFLSFSHTKKDIDETIDTIREAFERL; encoded by the coding sequence ATGATCCTTAAAGAAGCAAAAAAACACTTGGTCGGCGGAGTAAATAGTCCTATCCGTTCGTTCAAATATGTAGAGAGAGAGCCTATTTTAATAAAAAAAGGAAAAGCCGCCAGGGTCTATGACTATGATGGCAATTCCTATATTGATTATGTGCTTTCGTATGGCGCTTTGATTTTAGGTCACGCGCACCCTTCCGTAGTAAAAGACGTAAAATCAGCTCTTGGGAATGGTTTCAGCTTTGGCGCTACTAATTTAAAAGAGATAGAACTTGCGCGACTTATTAAAAAGGCAATCCCTTTTATTGATAAATTGCGTTTTGTAAATTCAGGCAGTGAAGCAGTTTTAGGCGCGACTCACCTGGCAAGAGGTTATACAGGAAGAAATAGGATCTTGAAATTAAAAAATGCATACCATGGCCATGCTGAGTATCTTTTAGACGAAGTAAGCAAAGAGTCAGTAGAAGGGATTTTCAAAAAACACGGCCGAAATATAGCAGGCGTTATCGTAGAACCTGTAGGTGGGAATCATGGCGTGGTGCTTCCTGATAGGGATTTTCTAAAGCGCCTGAGAGCGCTAACTAAAAAATATGGGTCGCTTCTAATTTTCGACGAGGTTATCGCGGGATTTAGATTCAGATTTGGTTCTATCGCTAGCATACTGGGCATTAAGCCTGATTTAATTTGCTTGGGAAAGATCATTGGAGGTGGGTTGCCTATAGGTGCATATGGAGGCCGAAATGAGATTATGAACAAACTCGCGCCTTTGGGTACAGTGCATCAAGGTTCAACATTTGCAGGAAACCCAATAGTGATGAGTTCAGGCATAGCAGCCCTTAAGGCACTGTTTTTAAAGAGATATGAATTCCTAGAAGATCTGACAGAGAAATTGACGAGCCACATCAGGAAAGAAGCAGCAAAACATAGAATTGATCTACAGGTAGTAGCTTACAAAACCATATTCAGTATAAGATTCAAGAAAAGGAAACAGTTCCAGACTTTTTATAAAAGGCTTCTTGGAAAAGGTATTTATTTCGCGCCTTCAGAGAATGAGGCGAATTTTCTTTCATTCAGTCATACAAAGAAGGACATCGACGAGACTATTGATACAATAAGGGAGGCTTTTGAGAGATTATGA
- a CDS encoding DUF4126 domain-containing protein — translation MDVLANLGVMLGGSWASGVNLYLTIAGLGIMDKLGILSLPGNLDAISNPFVIAIAILMYAVEFFADKIPLVDSAWDSVHTFIRPLGGAALSYMAMADIGPVAQIPAALLSGTVAMDSHLTKATTRAAINTSPEPVTNSIASVSEDALVVGVLWMIVNHPIITGVLVILFIAFSIWFLKMMFRFVRKIFNFGKKRSEGATNEVNKQ, via the coding sequence ATGGATGTATTAGCTAATTTAGGAGTTATGTTAGGTGGTTCGTGGGCTTCGGGTGTAAATCTTTATCTTACTATTGCCGGGCTCGGGATTATGGATAAACTTGGGATTTTAAGCCTTCCTGGGAATCTTGATGCGATCTCTAATCCTTTTGTCATTGCAATAGCAATACTGATGTATGCAGTGGAGTTTTTTGCTGATAAAATTCCACTTGTGGATTCAGCATGGGATTCAGTGCATACTTTTATAAGACCTCTGGGTGGCGCAGCGCTTTCATATATGGCAATGGCTGATATAGGGCCGGTTGCGCAGATACCCGCGGCGCTCTTAAGCGGCACAGTTGCTATGGACTCACACCTTACAAAGGCAACCACGCGAGCTGCAATAAACACCTCACCTGAACCAGTCACAAACTCTATTGCGAGTGTCTCAGAGGATGCGCTTGTAGTGGGTGTCTTATGGATGATCGTGAATCACCCTATAATAACCGGCGTGCTTGTTATACTTTTTATCGCGTTTTCTATATGGTTCCTGAAGATGATGTTCAGATTTGTAAGAAAAATATTCAACTTTGGCAAAAAGCGCAGCGAGGGGGCTACGAATGAAGTTAATAAGCAATAG
- a CDS encoding efflux RND transporter periplasmic adaptor subunit yields the protein MKGKSIFIILFIAIFAITGCSQGKTSDKQDASDGILHYTCGMHPSVKVSVEEYNKGNKSCPICNMYLTPVYKDQGQGTRDPIRKSKISYGAGKGQDEADAYYGCGMEGAEHVFLMKDIEGMSTCPICGMDLIELSKEEAEELKGVVSKVKIKGEQIQLAGVRTEPAKKLHLYKEIRTVGRVAYDPGLAIAQEEFIAALKVSDKIQQGNIEEINERALNLVESSKRKLRLLGLSEDQINELEEKREVETSLILPEEKMWIYGDVYEYELGWAKVDGEVKVTTSSLPGEEFHGVIASINPVLDPKTRSLRFRAEVENPGLHLKPEMYVDVVIMSMYMGPDGEYEVLAIPKDAVLDTGVRKIVWINQGNDAYEGRIIKIGPESTSAIDGVESKFYPVLSGLKEGEMVVTKANFLIDSQSQLSGVAAVAYGGAVGVEEKKNPAGHQH from the coding sequence ATGAAAGGTAAAAGTATTTTTATAATATTATTTATTGCGATTTTTGCGATTACAGGCTGCAGCCAGGGCAAAACAAGCGATAAGCAAGATGCGAGCGACGGGATATTACATTACACCTGCGGCATGCACCCTAGCGTTAAAGTTTCTGTGGAGGAATATAACAAAGGTAACAAATCATGTCCTATATGTAATATGTATTTGACGCCTGTGTATAAAGATCAGGGACAAGGGACAAGGGACCCCATACGAAAATCAAAGATTTCATACGGGGCAGGCAAGGGACAAGACGAGGCGGATGCGTATTATGGTTGTGGCATGGAAGGGGCAGAGCACGTGTTTCTTATGAAGGACATAGAGGGTATGTCTACTTGTCCCATATGCGGGATGGATCTGATTGAATTATCAAAAGAAGAGGCAGAAGAGTTAAAAGGCGTTGTTAGTAAGGTTAAAATAAAAGGCGAGCAAATACAGCTGGCCGGTGTTAGAACTGAACCGGCAAAGAAACTCCATCTCTATAAAGAGATCCGCACAGTAGGCAGAGTTGCCTATGACCCGGGACTCGCGATTGCCCAGGAGGAATTTATCGCGGCCCTAAAGGTCTCTGATAAGATACAGCAAGGGAATATTGAGGAGATAAATGAGAGGGCATTGAATCTGGTTGAGTCTTCAAAGAGAAAATTGAGACTATTGGGCTTGAGCGAAGACCAGATTAATGAATTAGAAGAAAAAAGAGAGGTCGAGACCAGTCTAATTTTACCAGAAGAGAAGATGTGGATTTATGGCGATGTCTACGAATATGAGCTGGGTTGGGCAAAGGTAGATGGAGAAGTAAAGGTCACTACGTCCAGTCTACCCGGCGAGGAATTTCATGGAGTTATAGCCTCTATAAATCCTGTGCTTGATCCAAAGACGCGCTCTTTAAGATTTAGGGCTGAAGTGGAGAATCCAGGCCTGCATCTTAAGCCAGAGATGTACGTGGATGTCGTGATCATGAGCATGTATATGGGGCCTGATGGAGAGTACGAAGTCCTGGCAATACCAAAGGATGCGGTGCTGGATACAGGCGTGCGTAAAATTGTCTGGATTAATCAGGGTAATGATGCATATGAAGGAAGGATTATCAAGATAGGGCCAGAATCCACTTCTGCTATTGATGGAGTAGAATCTAAATTCTATCCTGTCTTGAGCGGCCTGAAAGAAGGCGAGATGGTTGTAACAAAGGCAAATTTTCTTATTGATTCCCAGAGCCAGCTTTCAGGCGTGGCAGCAGTAGCGTATGGCGGGGCAGTGGGTGTCGAGGAGAAAAAGAATCCAGCAGGGCACCAGCATTAA
- a CDS encoding metal-sensitive transcriptional regulator yields the protein MKQKTVHPEQLVPLKRIEGQVKGIQRMIDEKRYCVDIITQIHSIIGALYRVENNIFRKHIDGCVVHALKGKSKSEKEKKVDEIVNLIQRFRRSA from the coding sequence ATGAAACAGAAAACCGTACACCCGGAACAGCTAGTACCTTTAAAGAGGATCGAGGGTCAGGTCAAGGGAATCCAGAGGATGATTGACGAAAAAAGATATTGCGTGGATATCATCACTCAAATACACTCTATTATAGGAGCGCTCTATAGAGTAGAGAATAATATCTTCAGGAAGCACATAGATGGATGCGTTGTGCATGCATTAAAAGGGAAATCTAAATCTGAAAAGGAAAAAAAGGTAGATGAGATTGTTAATTTAATACAGAGGTTCAGAAGGAGTGCTTGA
- a CDS encoding response regulator, giving the protein MARILIIDDDKLIRDAFKSVLEKFDHNLDFAKTAKEGMDLFKPKKYNLVFLDLALPDKDGQELLKDFRVIDKDTKICVISGFLSKLGNLLEQHDQAVANTVFCMKPINREEVMKIVEEAIAG; this is encoded by the coding sequence ATGGCTCGTATACTTATTATTGATGATGATAAATTAATAAGAGATGCCTTTAAATCTGTTCTGGAAAAATTTGACCATAATCTCGATTTTGCAAAAACAGCCAAAGAAGGCATGGATTTATTCAAGCCGAAAAAATATAATCTCGTATTTTTAGACCTGGCATTGCCTGACAAGGATGGCCAGGAGCTATTAAAGGATTTTAGGGTCATAGATAAAGATACTAAGATATGTGTCATATCGGGTTTCTTGTCAAAACTCGGAAATCTATTGGAGCAGCATGACCAGGCAGTGGCCAATACTGTATTCTGCATGAAACCCATTAACAGGGAAGAGGTAATGAAGATCGTAGAAGAGGCGATAGCGGGCTAA
- a CDS encoding TolC family protein, which produces MRYFIFIIFVLMITAGHAYSEEIVTLDSLIDEALNNNPKIQAVHSEWKAAEYKSRYVRGLPDPTASYGYFGESVETRVGPQEHKYGVSQKIPFPGKLGLKGKAQAKLASILEEKYEAAKREIIKDVKFLYYDIFWVDKAIKITEEEKAIIEGLEKVAQRKYESNLTPQQDVIKAQVELSKLIDKLFLLRQNRKSLEAKANRLLNRPRGEELGKTGDVESMEFTYELDELHRISEESSQQLLAAKLDIERAKYERSLARLDYLPDFTFGVDYIEVGSGSTTQPNDGDDAWMGKVAISVPIWFGKLNAQVKEKKALLESSKKNHEDVENVVDYEVEDLYFKITTYKDIVSLYKTALVPQAEQAYDAARTSYETGKVDFLNWLDAERVLLQTKLAHYKTIVDYQKSIAYLERVVGRSL; this is translated from the coding sequence ATGCGATACTTTATTTTTATAATTTTTGTATTGATGATTACCGCAGGGCATGCCTATTCAGAAGAGATAGTAACGCTTGATTCACTCATTGATGAAGCGCTGAATAATAATCCAAAGATCCAGGCAGTGCATAGCGAGTGGAAGGCAGCTGAGTATAAGTCAAGATATGTAAGGGGGCTTCCTGATCCTACAGCTAGCTATGGATATTTTGGCGAGAGCGTTGAGACAAGGGTCGGCCCGCAGGAGCATAAGTACGGTGTTTCCCAGAAGATCCCGTTTCCTGGAAAATTAGGCCTTAAGGGAAAGGCCCAGGCCAAGCTTGCCAGCATATTGGAAGAAAAATACGAAGCTGCGAAGCGTGAGATCATAAAGGATGTAAAATTTTTGTATTATGATATTTTCTGGGTGGATAAGGCGATTAAAATAACAGAAGAGGAAAAGGCAATAATAGAGGGCCTGGAAAAGGTGGCGCAGCGCAAGTATGAATCAAATCTTACGCCCCAGCAGGATGTTATCAAGGCGCAGGTGGAGCTTTCAAAATTGATCGATAAGTTATTCCTTTTGAGGCAGAATAGAAAGAGCCTGGAGGCAAAGGCGAACAGACTCCTTAATAGGCCAAGGGGCGAAGAATTAGGCAAGACAGGTGATGTTGAATCAATGGAATTTACCTATGAACTTGACGAACTACACCGGATATCAGAGGAGTCCAGTCAGCAGCTACTCGCTGCGAAGTTAGATATAGAAAGGGCCAAATACGAAAGGTCTCTGGCAAGATTGGATTACCTCCCTGATTTTACATTTGGTGTTGACTATATCGAAGTAGGAAGCGGCAGCACCACACAGCCAAACGACGGAGACGATGCGTGGATGGGCAAAGTGGCAATAAGTGTCCCGATCTGGTTTGGCAAATTAAACGCCCAGGTTAAAGAGAAGAAAGCACTTTTAGAATCAAGCAAGAAAAATCACGAAGATGTGGAAAATGTCGTGGATTATGAGGTCGAGGATTTATATTTTAAGATCACCACCTATAAAGATATAGTCTCTCTTTATAAAACTGCCCTGGTGCCGCAGGCAGAGCAGGCTTATGATGCGGCAAGGACCAGCTATGAAACAGGTAAAGTAGATTTTTTGAACTGGCTCGATGCCGAGAGGGTACTTTTACAGACAAAATTGGCGCATTACAAGACAATAGTCGATTATCAGAAGTCAATTGCATATCTTGAACGAGTTGTTGGGAGGAGTTTATAA
- a CDS encoding ATP-binding protein, which yields MKISQKLILGFLAVAALVALIGYLSIDVSQDALQKHIGENSVSLASEIIDKIDRDIYSKIETFEEYSKHLLLQQMLLESNQAFKDLDDIQTYITTKDEEWVSAPKETITPFMQELIDNRLSGELREKINFYEEKYGYRVFGEVFVTNQYGVNVALTGKTSDYRQDDEAWWLQAKDKGLFIRDVKYDESADLYSTDIAVRVEDSNGDFIGVIKVVLNIEEAINIIKSVAPSEQYRSRYFKLVNKNGRLVHFTGEKKNISFFKDISNQEFFKGMKGDKGFFIESEHSEGKRLFAYAHSRGYRDFKGLGWILIVEHETGEIFASVIRLRNAMLATSFILTILAVLIGALISRSILKPLRKLMHATINIGKGNLDTKVEIKSKDEIAALAIAFNSMTENLKRTTTSIYDLNREIAERKKAESDLNKAYERLKETQDQLIQAEKMAAMGTLSAGMAHEINNPLMGVMLLAGDLASEKKKKSKEYKALSQIEGGLKRISGVVSKLLVFSRKEELVLKKEDINDVIESAIPFVFHEFKINKIELVKNYGKDLPGVDVSVNALQQVILNLLLNAKDAVLDLKSKKISIESYLENDMVKVKIKDKGQGIKKEHLKKIFDPFFTTKPIGRGLGMGMSIVKNIMDQHRGKIEIYSEEKKGTEAVLSLPC from the coding sequence ATGAAAATAAGCCAAAAACTGATCTTAGGATTCTTAGCAGTCGCAGCATTGGTCGCGCTGATAGGATACCTCTCTATTGATGTAAGTCAGGATGCATTACAAAAGCATATTGGAGAGAACTCTGTGTCATTGGCCAGCGAGATCATTGATAAGATAGACAGGGATATCTATAGTAAGATAGAGACATTCGAAGAATATTCAAAGCATTTACTGCTGCAGCAGATGCTTTTAGAATCAAATCAAGCGTTCAAAGACCTGGATGATATACAGACCTATATTACCACTAAAGACGAGGAATGGGTTTCTGCGCCAAAAGAGACAATAACTCCTTTCATGCAGGAACTGATTGACAATAGATTATCAGGTGAGTTAAGAGAAAAAATAAACTTCTATGAAGAGAAATATGGATACAGGGTTTTTGGCGAGGTATTTGTAACAAATCAATACGGTGTTAATGTCGCGCTAACAGGAAAGACCTCTGACTATAGACAGGATGATGAGGCGTGGTGGCTCCAGGCAAAGGATAAAGGTCTGTTTATAAGAGATGTCAAATATGATGAAAGCGCAGATCTTTATTCTACTGATATTGCAGTAAGGGTTGAAGATAGTAATGGAGATTTTATTGGCGTTATAAAGGTTGTTTTGAATATAGAAGAGGCAATTAATATAATAAAGTCTGTTGCACCAAGTGAACAATATAGAAGCAGATATTTTAAGTTAGTAAATAAAAATGGCAGACTGGTTCACTTTACAGGAGAGAAAAAGAATATTAGCTTTTTTAAGGATATATCTAATCAGGAGTTCTTCAAAGGAATGAAAGGAGATAAAGGGTTTTTCATAGAAAGTGAACATAGCGAAGGAAAACGGTTATTTGCCTATGCCCATTCAAGAGGGTACAGAGATTTTAAGGGTCTAGGTTGGATTTTAATAGTAGAACATGAGACAGGAGAGATATTCGCTTCTGTTATTAGATTGAGAAATGCTATGTTAGCTACATCGTTTATCCTGACCATACTTGCTGTCTTGATAGGCGCTTTGATTTCCAGATCTATTCTAAAGCCCTTGAGAAAACTGATGCACGCGACGATTAATATAGGCAAGGGTAATTTAGATACTAAGGTAGAGATTAAATCAAAGGATGAGATAGCGGCTTTAGCAATTGCATTTAACAGCATGACAGAAAACCTAAAAAGGACGACTACTTCAATATATGATCTCAATAGAGAAATAGCTGAGCGAAAAAAGGCAGAGTCAGATTTAAACAAGGCGTACGAGAGACTTAAGGAAACACAGGATCAGCTTATCCAGGCAGAAAAAATGGCTGCCATGGGTACTCTTTCAGCAGGCATGGCGCACGAGATAAACAATCCTTTAATGGGTGTTATGCTGCTCGCAGGGGATCTTGCCTCAGAGAAAAAGAAAAAGAGTAAGGAGTACAAGGCCTTATCGCAGATAGAAGGCGGACTTAAAAGGATTTCAGGGGTGGTTTCCAAGCTCCTTGTGTTTTCGCGTAAAGAAGAATTGGTCTTGAAAAAAGAAGATATAAACGATGTAATTGAATCAGCAATACCATTTGTCTTTCACGAGTTTAAAATAAACAAGATCGAATTAGTAAAGAATTATGGAAAGGACCTGCCAGGCGTTGATGTTTCAGTTAATGCGCTGCAGCAGGTGATATTGAATCTATTGTTAAATGCTAAGGATGCTGTTTTAGATTTGAAGTCTAAAAAGATCAGCATAGAAAGTTACTTAGAAAATGACATGGTAAAGGTAAAGATCAAGGACAAAGGCCAGGGCATTAAAAAAGAGCACCTTAAAAAGATTTTTGATCCGTTTTTCACAACCAAGCCTATTGGAAGAGGCCTGGGCATGGGCATGTCCATAGTAAAGAATATTATGGACCAGCATAGAGGAAAGATAGAGATCTATTCTGAGGAGAAAAAGGGCACAGAGGCAGTATTGTCCTTACCTTGTTAG